In Pseudopipra pipra isolate bDixPip1 chromosome 24, bDixPip1.hap1, whole genome shotgun sequence, a single genomic region encodes these proteins:
- the LOC135402376 gene encoding uncharacterized protein LOC135402376, whose translation MANAVLETCVETREDEEISPHKSFEEENEYYRLESVPIAFEEPEKTSRGGKGLRKRAKRATTGAAVRAANGAKMSKRKPTVYEEPKWETTPDEESEEENKSTDGESKKTSPGGELEDNNNPGGNSPGGKGWKTIAKRAAIGAAIGAGVALFGIPACISALGFKAGGIAAGSIAAKMMSAAAIANGGGVAAGSTVAVLQSIGAAGFSTGTTAVLTTGLGSLGAVAGASLPVQEEDSSDKSKKS comes from the exons ATGGCAAATGCAGTCCTGGAAACCTGTGTGGAAACAAGGGAAGATGAGGAGATATCTCCACATAAGAGTTTTGAGGAGGAAAATGAATATTACAGATTGGAGTCGGTGCCAATTGCATTTGAGGAACCTGAGAAGACAAGTCGTGGTGGCAAAG GATTGAGAAAGAGAGCTAAAAGAGCCACCACTGGAGCTGCCGTCAGAGCAG CAAACGGTGCCAAGATGTCCAAAAGGAAGCCAACTGTGTATGAGGAACCCAAATGGGAGACAACTCCAGATGAGGAAtctgaggaggaaaacaagagTACAGATGGGGAATCGAAGAAGACTAGTCCAGGAGGAGAACTTGAGGATAACAATAATCCTGGTGGCAATAGTCCAGGTGGAAAAG gATGGAAAACAATTGCCAAAAGAGCTGCAATTGGAGCTGCAATTGGAGCAG GAGTGGCACTGTTTGGCATCCCAGCATGCATTTCTGCACTGGGGTTCAAGGCAGGCGGCATCGCCGCTGGATCCATCGCTGCCAAGATGATGTCGGCAGCTGCCATCGCCAACGGAGGGGGAGTGGCCGCCGGCAGCACCGTGGCTGTGCTGCAGTCCATCG gagctgcaggtttTTCTACTGGTACCACAGCAGTGCTGACGACTGGCCTGGGGTCACTCGGGGCAGTAGCTGGTGCCTCGCTGCCCGTTCAGGAGGAAGACTCAAGTGACAAATCCAAGAAAAGTTAA
- the LOC135402377 gene encoding interferon alpha-inducible protein 27-like protein 2A — MVWGIAEALGAAIGAGVVLVAAPAVVAGLGFTAGGIAAGSIAAKMMSAAAIANGGGVAAGSTVAVLQSIGAAGFSLGAEVGLGSLGAAAGALVEKIAS; from the exons aTGG TATGGGGAATAGCTGAAGCCCTTGGAGCTGCAATTGGAGCAG GAGTGGTACTGGTTGCTGCCCCGGCGGTTGTTGCTGGGCTCGGGTTCACCGCAGGCGGCATCGCCGCTGGATCCATCGCTGCCAAGATGATGTCGGCAGCTGCCATCGCCAACGGAGGGGGAGTGGCCGCCGGCAGCACCGTGGCTGTGCTGCAGTCCATCG gagctgcaggtttCTCTCTTGGTGCCGAAGTTGGGCTGGGGTCACTCGGGGCAGCAGCCGGTGCCCTGGTAGAGAAAATCGCCAGTTGA